A genomic stretch from Candidatus Hydrogenedentota bacterium includes:
- the murJ gene encoding murein biosynthesis integral membrane protein MurJ translates to MSSNRSQLTRFMAIFAGGTMLSRVLGLVRDVVVANMPFASREIFLFAFRFPNLLRDMLGEGAVNAAFVPLFARCRETEGEEAFQRLVRACLGATLILFAVLSALGMVLVPLLPGILSVLDPWTGGDSTTVDMDLTLSVMYWLMPYFLLIGAAVFAMGPLFVVKRYGTASWSPVILNIALIAVCLIHQDYFSDPVWALVTGVWLGGIGQVIVMFHAMKKHTGVWLPSLELKHPGVAKAFLLLGPVIVGQATGEVNKLVDSFFAYKLEAVSYLYFSNRLVQLPLSIFGIAVAVSILPAISAAGARDDLKEIRETLIFGFRQSAFLVMPSLVGLLVLGDPLMRLLFVHPGGGFSVEDAHHSANAMFYLAWGLLAFTWVKVAVQGFFAIHDTKSPVIIASLSMALNIVLILLLVKPMGYQGLAFATTLSYAANFFGLYWMLGRRFGSLTTAAFVWSLARIGAAAGLMGAAARVTYQLLLARFPDHSLHHELLSVLVPIGVAMAVYPLLALILRLEDAHQLLGILRRRLPGSRG, encoded by the coding sequence ATGAGTTCCAATCGAAGTCAACTTACCCGCTTCATGGCCATTTTCGCCGGCGGCACCATGCTCAGCCGCGTCCTCGGACTCGTGCGGGACGTGGTCGTCGCCAATATGCCTTTCGCCTCCCGCGAGATTTTCCTCTTCGCGTTCCGATTTCCCAACCTGCTGCGCGACATGCTCGGCGAGGGCGCGGTCAATGCCGCCTTCGTACCGCTTTTTGCGCGCTGCCGGGAGACCGAAGGCGAGGAAGCTTTTCAGCGCCTCGTACGCGCATGCCTGGGGGCGACGTTGATCCTGTTCGCCGTGTTGAGCGCCCTGGGCATGGTATTGGTCCCCCTTCTGCCGGGAATTCTCTCGGTACTGGACCCATGGACGGGTGGTGATTCCACCACGGTCGACATGGACCTGACCCTCTCGGTCATGTACTGGCTCATGCCCTATTTCCTGCTCATCGGCGCGGCCGTCTTTGCCATGGGCCCTCTCTTTGTAGTCAAGCGCTACGGCACGGCGTCGTGGTCGCCGGTAATTCTGAATATTGCCCTCATTGCGGTGTGCCTCATTCACCAGGACTACTTCTCCGATCCGGTCTGGGCGCTGGTAACCGGCGTGTGGCTCGGTGGCATCGGGCAGGTGATAGTGATGTTTCACGCGATGAAGAAGCACACGGGGGTCTGGCTGCCTTCGCTGGAATTGAAGCACCCCGGCGTGGCCAAGGCCTTTTTGCTCCTGGGTCCTGTGATTGTGGGACAGGCGACCGGAGAAGTGAACAAACTGGTGGACAGTTTCTTCGCTTATAAGCTCGAAGCCGTGTCTTACCTCTATTTCTCCAACCGGCTGGTCCAGTTGCCCCTCTCCATCTTCGGTATCGCCGTGGCCGTTTCGATTCTCCCGGCCATCTCTGCGGCGGGCGCGCGCGACGATCTGAAGGAGATTCGCGAGACGCTCATCTTCGGTTTCCGCCAGTCCGCCTTCCTGGTAATGCCATCCCTCGTGGGTCTGTTGGTGCTGGGCGATCCCCTGATGCGTCTGCTCTTCGTGCACCCGGGCGGCGGTTTCAGCGTAGAGGATGCCCATCACTCGGCGAACGCCATGTTCTACCTCGCCTGGGGCCTGCTGGCCTTCACCTGGGTCAAAGTCGCGGTACAAGGGTTCTTCGCAATCCATGACACCAAATCGCCGGTGATCATTGCCTCGCTGAGCATGGCGCTGAATATCGTGTTGATCCTGCTGCTCGTGAAGCCCATGGGGTATCAGGGGCTGGCTTTCGCCACGACCCTGTCCTACGCCGCAAATTTCTTCGGCCTTTACTGGATGCTCGGACGGCGGTTCGGCTCGCTGACCACCGCCGCCTTCGTCTGGTCTCTCGCGCGGATCGGCGCGGCGGCCGGCCTGATGGGCGCCGCGGCGCGAGTCACCTATCAGTTGCTGCTTGCACGCTTCCCCGATCATTCCCTGCACCACGAGCTCCTCTCGGTACTCGTTCCCATCGGCGTGGCCATGGCGGTCTACCCGCTCCTGGCGCTGATACTTCGCCTCGAAGACGCCCACCAGCTTCTGGGCATTCTTCGCAGGCGCCTTCCCGGCAGTCGCGGCTGA
- a CDS encoding PAS domain S-box protein gives MTSDNSLQQADGQPVCTALTQRHLETLFRATLDVTLVLDGESQEILYANDAAIRVLGYPPEALIGTPFSRLLPDHAADQLMEAELVDGVYGPMPVRCATGELRNVDVTVAVVPWDGKPALLYSLRDATQRTRAEQEREKLIRELQAALATVKQLSGLLPICANCKRIRDDDGNWANLERYISERSNAEFSHGICPTCREELYPELGKS, from the coding sequence ATGACTTCTGACAACTCCCTTCAGCAGGCGGACGGGCAACCGGTATGCACCGCCCTCACCCAGCGACATCTGGAAACGCTGTTTCGGGCCACTCTCGATGTGACCCTGGTGCTGGACGGGGAGTCTCAGGAAATACTCTATGCCAACGATGCGGCCATCCGGGTGCTGGGCTACCCACCCGAAGCCTTGATCGGCACGCCTTTTTCCCGGCTCCTGCCCGACCATGCGGCGGACCAACTGATGGAAGCCGAACTGGTGGATGGCGTCTATGGCCCCATGCCTGTCCGTTGCGCCACGGGCGAATTGCGCAATGTGGATGTGACGGTGGCCGTGGTGCCCTGGGATGGAAAACCGGCCCTGCTGTACTCCCTCCGGGACGCCACCCAGCGCACCCGGGCCGAGCAGGAACGGGAGAAGCTGATCCGGGAATTGCAGGCCGCGCTGGCCACCGTGAAACAGCTCAGCGGCCTCCTCCCCATCTGCGCGAACTGCAAACGCATTCGGGACGACGACGGTAACTGGGCGAATCTGGAGCGCTACATCAGCGAGCGCTCCAACGCGGAATTCAGCCACGGCATATGCCCGACCTGCCGCGAGGAACTCTACCCGGAACTGGGCAAGTCCTGA
- the lnt gene encoding apolipoprotein N-acyltransferase, whose translation MIVFLRSYGWALASGVLMSWALPNFHWYPLAWIALIPLLARSLDQTPGQAAAQFFAAGWIFHTITLQWLMANIFWAGGWAIVGQQGICVALAGYWALMGVLWTWINRRWPGARAAWLFGACWISMEWLQARLFTGFAWAALGYSQGPDLWFAQLASLGGVILISGILVVVNALLAQAIATPPRRWRATAIAALTALLVHGVGYGMLRPASQSASYSAGMYQSNYSQQMKWDPDFQDEMLDLAFAQTEAVLGREPANVFVWPEALIMDDFREPDVLSALQAFAGSTQTPLFAGAVREEGGKSYNSSVLVRPDGTYEWYDKIKLAPFGEYIPLESWLSFMEGFGAAGGQTSGAEHKVLEAGGRKLGPLICFEVLFSPLASKCRALGADYLVVITNLGWFGLSNVLAQELELARFRAIENRLPLVQCANSGISGVFDAYGRLTVIDGFVNSRGGYAVAQSPQSPSDAKMHRRAGALPVPEAGRMLFPGSVDWFGRILPVATLLLLCWGYATRNRQATV comes from the coding sequence ATGATTGTTTTTCTGCGCAGTTATGGCTGGGCGTTGGCCTCCGGCGTGCTCATGTCGTGGGCGTTGCCAAATTTCCATTGGTACCCCCTCGCATGGATCGCGTTGATTCCCCTGCTGGCTCGCAGCCTGGACCAGACGCCCGGACAGGCCGCGGCGCAATTCTTTGCGGCGGGCTGGATCTTCCACACGATCACGCTGCAATGGCTCATGGCCAACATTTTCTGGGCGGGTGGCTGGGCAATCGTGGGCCAGCAAGGCATCTGTGTGGCCCTGGCGGGCTACTGGGCCCTCATGGGGGTGCTGTGGACGTGGATCAATCGGCGTTGGCCGGGAGCGCGGGCGGCGTGGCTCTTTGGCGCGTGCTGGATTTCCATGGAATGGCTCCAGGCGCGGCTGTTCACGGGCTTCGCCTGGGCCGCGCTGGGCTATAGCCAGGGACCCGATCTCTGGTTTGCCCAACTGGCCTCGCTGGGCGGGGTAATTCTGATCTCGGGCATACTGGTGGTGGTCAACGCGCTTCTGGCACAGGCCATTGCGACCCCGCCCCGGCGCTGGCGCGCCACCGCTATCGCCGCACTCACGGCCCTTCTGGTCCATGGCGTGGGCTACGGAATGCTGCGTCCCGCATCGCAGAGCGCTTCTTACAGCGCGGGAATGTATCAGAGTAACTACTCCCAACAGATGAAGTGGGACCCGGACTTTCAGGACGAAATGCTCGACCTCGCCTTCGCCCAAACCGAGGCCGTGCTGGGGCGGGAACCGGCCAACGTGTTCGTGTGGCCGGAAGCATTGATCATGGACGACTTTCGCGAGCCCGACGTGCTCTCCGCCCTCCAGGCTTTTGCAGGCTCCACCCAGACCCCCCTCTTCGCGGGGGCGGTGCGGGAAGAAGGGGGCAAGTCGTACAACAGCAGCGTGCTGGTGCGTCCCGACGGAACCTACGAGTGGTACGACAAGATTAAGCTGGCCCCCTTTGGCGAGTATATCCCGCTGGAGTCGTGGCTGTCCTTTATGGAGGGCTTCGGCGCGGCGGGTGGCCAGACTTCGGGTGCGGAGCACAAGGTGCTGGAGGCGGGTGGCAGAAAGCTGGGCCCGCTCATCTGCTTCGAGGTGCTCTTTTCACCCCTCGCCTCAAAATGTCGGGCACTGGGGGCAGACTATCTCGTGGTCATCACCAATCTCGGCTGGTTCGGCCTCAGCAATGTGCTGGCGCAGGAATTGGAACTGGCCCGCTTCCGGGCCATCGAGAACCGGCTACCGCTGGTCCAATGCGCGAACAGCGGCATCTCCGGAGTCTTTGATGCCTACGGCCGTCTGACCGTCATCGACGGCTTCGTCAATTCGCGTGGCGGCTACGCCGTGGCCCAGTCCCCCCAGTCGCCTTCTGATGCGAAAATGCACCGGCGGGCGGGCGCTCTTCCCGTCCCGGAAGCGGGGCGCATGCTGTTTCCGGGCTCCGTAGACTGGTTTGGTCGCATTCTTCCCGTCGCAACCCTGTTGCTCCTCTGCTGGGGCTATGCAACACGTAATCGGCAGGCGACGGTCTGA